A single genomic interval of Nonomuraea rubra harbors:
- a CDS encoding NUDIX hydrolase, which yields MPLPAELADRARDVLAGRVQPVPARDAATVVLLRPGPEVYLLRRKATMAFAAGAYVFPGGSVDVRDTDQAVAWAGPSPAEWGEVFKAGERLARGLVCAAVRETFEESGVLLAGPGPDSVVADTTGDDWESDRLALIDHSLGFADFLARRGLVLRTDLLKPWAHWITPEIEHRRFDTRFFVAVLPEGQRTRDVGGEADRVVWRRPAEALNGEFFLMPPTHHTLTELTAYDSVADVLAAPREIETIMPRAVEIEGEMRLVTR from the coding sequence TTGCCACTTCCTGCCGAGCTCGCCGACCGGGCGCGGGACGTCCTGGCCGGCCGGGTCCAGCCGGTGCCGGCGCGGGACGCCGCCACGGTGGTGCTCCTGCGCCCGGGGCCGGAGGTCTATCTGCTGCGGCGCAAGGCGACGATGGCCTTCGCCGCGGGCGCGTACGTCTTTCCCGGCGGCTCCGTGGACGTGCGCGACACCGACCAGGCCGTCGCGTGGGCGGGGCCGTCCCCGGCGGAGTGGGGCGAGGTCTTCAAGGCCGGCGAACGGCTGGCGCGCGGGCTGGTGTGCGCGGCCGTGCGCGAGACGTTCGAGGAGTCGGGTGTGCTGCTGGCGGGCCCCGGGCCCGACTCGGTGGTGGCCGACACGACGGGGGACGACTGGGAGTCCGACAGGCTGGCGCTGATCGACCACAGCCTCGGCTTCGCCGACTTCCTCGCCAGGCGCGGCCTGGTGCTCCGCACCGACCTGCTCAAGCCCTGGGCCCACTGGATCACGCCGGAGATCGAGCACCGGCGCTTCGACACCCGGTTCTTCGTGGCCGTGCTGCCCGAGGGTCAGCGCACGCGCGACGTGGGCGGGGAGGCCGACCGGGTGGTGTGGCGACGTCCCGCCGAGGCGCTGAACGGCGAGTTCTTCCTGATGCCGCCCACCCACCACACGCTCACCGAGCTGACCGCCTACGACAGCGTGGCCGACGTGCTCGCGGCGCCCAGGGAGATCGAGACGATCATGCCCAGAGCCGTGGAGATCGAGGGTGAGATGCGGCTGGTGACGCGATGA
- a CDS encoding RidA family protein: MTSPEQRVEELGFTLPSPAKPAGSYLPAVRTGDLLYTSGQVPVVEGKLHQTGKLGVDLGVDEGKAQARICVLNALAALKAELGELSRVRRIVKLTVFVASAPDFTEQPQVANGASDLLAEVFGDQGRHARSAVGVASLPLDAPVEVELIAEVG; this comes from the coding sequence GTGACGTCGCCCGAGCAGCGGGTCGAGGAGCTGGGGTTCACCCTGCCGTCGCCCGCCAAGCCCGCGGGCTCCTACCTGCCCGCCGTCCGCACCGGCGACCTGCTCTACACCTCCGGCCAGGTGCCGGTGGTCGAGGGCAAGCTGCACCAGACCGGCAAGCTCGGCGTCGACCTGGGCGTCGACGAGGGCAAGGCGCAGGCCCGCATCTGCGTGCTCAACGCGCTGGCAGCGCTGAAGGCCGAGCTGGGCGAGCTGTCCAGGGTGCGGCGGATCGTCAAGCTCACGGTCTTCGTGGCCAGTGCTCCCGACTTCACCGAGCAGCCGCAGGTGGCCAACGGCGCCAGTGACCTGCTCGCCGAGGTGTTCGGGGACCAGGGCAGGCACGCGCGCAGCGCCGTGGGGGTGGCCTCCCTGCCGCTGGACGCGCCCGTCGAGGTGGAGCTGATCGCCGAAGTCGGCTGA
- a CDS encoding DUF4177 domain-containing protein has translation MKKWEYLTAPVLIHNTKMILDNFGADGWELVQIVQGATPEQLVAYFKREKQ, from the coding sequence ATGAAGAAATGGGAGTACCTCACGGCACCCGTGCTGATCCACAACACGAAGATGATCCTCGACAACTTCGGCGCCGACGGCTGGGAGCTGGTCCAGATCGTCCAGGGCGCCACGCCCGAGCAGCTGGTCGCCTACTTCAAGCGGGAGAAGCAGTGA
- a CDS encoding ArsA-related P-loop ATPase, with protein MDSPDTDWADVRLHVVTGKGGTGKTTVAAALALALASGGRKVLLVEVEGRQGIAQIFDLPPLPYEERRIAVAPSGGDVYALAIDPEEAMLEYMEMFYGMRRAGRALTKMGIVDFATTVAPGFRDVLVTGKTTEAVRRRGKNGRRIYDAVVLDAPPTGRITRFLNVTKEVAGLARVGPIKNHSDLVSGVVKSPETAVHFVTLLEEMPVQETLDGIAELRAAGLPAGGVFINMVRQSLLPQAALDTAVKGRFDAGELALGLKAAGVTDGAQATALAEALAEEVVEHAHRTELERAERETLAGAGLTRYELPLLADGVDLAGLYELAESMRTQGAA; from the coding sequence GTGGACTCCCCGGACACGGATTGGGCCGACGTACGACTGCACGTCGTCACCGGCAAGGGCGGCACCGGCAAGACGACCGTCGCCGCCGCTCTGGCTCTCGCCCTCGCCTCGGGCGGCCGCAAGGTGCTGCTGGTGGAGGTGGAGGGCAGGCAGGGCATCGCGCAGATCTTCGACCTGCCGCCGCTGCCGTACGAGGAGCGCAGGATCGCGGTCGCGCCGTCGGGCGGCGACGTGTACGCGCTGGCCATCGACCCCGAAGAGGCCATGCTCGAGTACATGGAGATGTTCTACGGGATGCGCAGGGCGGGCCGGGCGCTGACCAAGATGGGCATCGTCGACTTCGCCACCACCGTGGCCCCCGGCTTCCGCGACGTGCTCGTCACCGGCAAGACCACCGAGGCCGTACGCAGGCGCGGCAAGAACGGCCGCCGCATCTACGACGCCGTCGTGCTCGACGCGCCGCCGACCGGCCGCATCACGCGCTTCCTGAACGTCACCAAGGAGGTGGCCGGCCTGGCCAGGGTCGGCCCCATCAAGAACCACTCCGACCTGGTCAGCGGCGTCGTGAAGTCCCCCGAGACGGCTGTGCACTTCGTCACGCTGCTGGAGGAGATGCCGGTGCAGGAGACCCTCGACGGGATCGCGGAATTGCGCGCGGCCGGCCTTCCCGCCGGTGGCGTTTTCATCAACATGGTGCGCCAGTCCCTCCTGCCACAGGCCGCTCTTGACACGGCTGTCAAGGGCCGCTTCGACGCCGGGGAGCTGGCGCTGGGCCTCAAGGCGGCCGGCGTGACCGACGGCGCCCAGGCCACCGCGCTGGCGGAGGCGCTCGCCGAGGAGGTCGTGGAGCACGCCCACCGCACCGAGCTGGAGCGCGCCGAGCGGGAGACGCTCGCCGGAGCCGGGCTGACGAGGTACGAGCTGCCGCTGCTGGCCGACGGCGTGGACCTGGCCGGCCTGTACGAGCTGGCAGAGAGCATGCGCACCCAGGGAGCAGCGTGA
- a CDS encoding ArsA family ATPase, which produces MKKPAVLDIDAILDDKGTRIIVCCGAGGVGKTTTAAALGLRAAERGRCAVVLTVDPARRLAQSMGLTELDNTPRLVSSPEGGGQLYAMMLDMKRTFDEIIEAHADPVRARQILSNPFYQSLSSSFSGTQEYMAMEKLGQLRRSDEWDLIIVDTPPSRSALDFLDAPERLGRFLDGRFIKLLTAPAKAGGRSAFRLLNAGFGLMAGAMTKLLGAQVIKDLQTFVSALDAVFGGFRQRAEMTYRLLQAPGTAFLVVAAPERDAMREASYFVERLAEERMPLAGLVVNRVHEAPASGLSAARSAAAAEDLESRGEHELTAAVLRLHAGRMQLAARESREQEHFISAHPTVPVVQVRAMSEDVHDLTGLREIGNLLATA; this is translated from the coding sequence GTGAAGAAGCCCGCCGTCCTCGACATCGACGCCATCCTCGACGACAAGGGCACCAGGATCATCGTCTGCTGCGGCGCCGGCGGCGTGGGCAAGACCACGACCGCGGCGGCGCTCGGCCTGCGGGCCGCCGAACGCGGCAGGTGCGCGGTCGTGCTGACCGTCGACCCGGCCAGGCGGCTGGCCCAGTCGATGGGCCTGACCGAGCTGGACAACACCCCGCGCCTGGTCAGCTCGCCGGAGGGCGGTGGCCAGCTCTACGCGATGATGCTCGACATGAAGCGCACGTTCGACGAGATCATCGAGGCGCACGCCGATCCCGTACGGGCCCGCCAGATCCTGTCGAACCCCTTCTACCAGTCCCTGTCGTCCAGCTTCTCCGGCACGCAGGAGTACATGGCCATGGAGAAGCTGGGCCAGCTCCGCCGCTCCGACGAGTGGGATCTGATCATCGTGGACACGCCGCCGTCACGCTCGGCGCTCGACTTCCTCGACGCGCCGGAGCGGCTCGGGCGCTTCCTCGACGGCCGGTTCATCAAGCTGCTCACGGCGCCGGCCAAGGCGGGAGGGCGCAGCGCGTTCCGGCTGCTCAACGCCGGATTCGGGCTGATGGCAGGGGCGATGACCAAGCTGCTCGGCGCCCAGGTGATCAAGGATCTGCAGACGTTCGTGTCGGCGCTGGACGCGGTGTTCGGCGGGTTCAGGCAGCGGGCCGAGATGACGTACCGGCTGCTGCAGGCGCCGGGCACGGCCTTCCTGGTGGTGGCCGCGCCGGAGCGCGACGCGATGCGCGAGGCGTCCTACTTCGTCGAGCGCCTGGCCGAGGAGCGCATGCCCCTGGCCGGCCTCGTCGTGAACCGGGTGCACGAGGCGCCCGCCTCGGGGCTCTCCGCCGCCCGCAGCGCCGCCGCCGCGGAGGACCTGGAGTCGAGGGGCGAGCACGAGCTCACCGCGGCCGTGCTGCGGCTGCACGCCGGGCGAATGCAGCTCGCCGCCCGCGAAAGCCGCGAGCAGGAGCATTTCATCTCGGCCCACCCCACGGTGCCCGTGGTGCAGGTTCGCGCCATGTCCGAGGACGTTCACGATCTCACCGGGTTGCGGGAGATCGGAAACCTGCTGGCCACCGCATAG
- a CDS encoding WhiB family transcriptional regulator: protein MWITDWTSRAACKGADPDALFVQGAAQNRAKLICRGCPVRTECLADALDNRIEFGVWGGMTERERRALLRRRPDVDSWRELLESAKEEYERTNELIAG from the coding sequence ATGTGGATCACGGATTGGACCTCCCGTGCCGCCTGTAAGGGTGCGGATCCGGATGCCCTGTTCGTGCAGGGCGCCGCGCAGAACAGGGCCAAGCTCATCTGCCGTGGCTGCCCGGTCCGTACTGAATGCCTCGCCGATGCGCTGGACAACCGCATCGAGTTCGGGGTGTGGGGCGGCATGACCGAACGGGAACGACGTGCGCTGCTTCGACGGCGACCCGACGTGGACTCGTGGCGAGAGCTGCTCGAGTCGGCGAAGGAAGAGTACGAACGAACCAACGAGCTGATCGCGGGCTGA
- a CDS encoding transglycosylase domain-containing protein: MQAQRKDRSNPVLNVLRLVIAGAAAGVLAAAVALPAVGGAGMSTRSAVEALDLKPENLDEPPLSERTEIFDADGKKIAQFYFENRQSVTLDKVAPIMQTALIAIEDFRFYQHGPIDVEGTVRALLKNVSSGGVMQGGSSITQQYVKQVLVNKAETPEEQAAAIAPTVSRKLSELRYAMAIEEKYSKNEILEKYLNIAYFGAGAHGVQAAARRFFDKSASELNLVEAATLAGAVQNPARTDPNVGPESRQRLLERRNIVLDRMAELKKITAEEAAAAKEKKLGFKDVKVPGGCEASKYPYFCLYVQYEILNNEDFGKNQDERRKLLQRGGLRIKTTIDPKMQEAAEKAIKKYVSTKDKPVASQAMVVPGTGEIKAMASSRKFGGSKKKNEMSYNIVADAAHGGGRGFQQGSTAKVYTLAAALEEGLKYGDGFPAPAGYKASGYSSFKNCKNQNVGDPSHTVRNSSEGGGGFKTLESGTWGSVNTFFIKLQEKVGLCDTVKMAKKLGVKRADGQKLSEVETFTLGVNEVDPVTIASSYAVFASRGQYCKPLAITEIKDRFGKAKQYKPKCSQVLEEEVADAVSGILSGVFTKGTMTEVGGIGRDAAGKTGTTDNYMSAWFAGYTPNMSSAVSLGDPRGTSAHKLIGITIGGRYYPYVYGASISGRIWKDSMIQALKGVEPVEFHPVDTSRFGGCTDNCAPKPKKDKKDEDGPDDPFDIFDPGNNGDGPPDGRDGRGDGPGGGRDGRGDAGPIITPDD; encoded by the coding sequence GTGCAAGCCCAGCGCAAAGATCGCTCCAATCCCGTGCTCAACGTCCTGCGGCTCGTCATCGCAGGCGCGGCCGCGGGGGTGCTCGCGGCTGCCGTGGCCTTGCCGGCGGTCGGCGGCGCGGGCATGTCCACCAGGAGCGCGGTGGAAGCACTCGACCTCAAGCCCGAGAACCTCGACGAACCTCCTCTGTCCGAACGCACCGAGATCTTTGATGCCGACGGCAAGAAGATCGCCCAGTTCTACTTCGAGAACCGGCAGTCCGTGACCCTCGACAAGGTCGCCCCGATCATGCAGACGGCGCTGATCGCGATCGAGGACTTCCGTTTCTACCAGCACGGGCCGATCGATGTGGAGGGAACGGTCAGAGCGCTGCTGAAGAATGTCAGCAGCGGCGGCGTCATGCAGGGCGGCTCGTCGATCACCCAGCAGTACGTCAAGCAGGTGCTGGTCAACAAGGCCGAGACGCCGGAGGAGCAGGCGGCGGCCATCGCGCCGACGGTCTCGCGCAAGCTGTCCGAGCTGCGCTACGCGATGGCGATCGAGGAGAAGTACTCGAAGAACGAGATTCTCGAGAAATATCTCAACATCGCCTACTTCGGCGCGGGCGCCCACGGCGTCCAGGCGGCGGCCAGGCGCTTCTTCGACAAGTCGGCCTCCGAGCTCAACCTCGTCGAGGCCGCCACGCTCGCCGGCGCCGTGCAGAACCCGGCCAGGACCGACCCCAACGTCGGCCCCGAGTCCCGCCAGCGGCTGCTGGAGCGGCGCAACATCGTGCTCGACCGGATGGCCGAGCTGAAGAAGATCACCGCCGAGGAGGCCGCGGCCGCCAAGGAGAAGAAGCTGGGCTTCAAGGACGTCAAGGTGCCCGGCGGCTGCGAGGCCAGCAAGTATCCGTACTTCTGCCTCTACGTCCAGTACGAGATCCTCAACAACGAGGACTTCGGGAAGAACCAGGACGAGCGCAGGAAGCTGCTCCAGCGCGGCGGCCTGCGGATCAAGACCACGATCGACCCGAAGATGCAGGAGGCCGCCGAGAAGGCGATCAAGAAGTACGTCAGCACCAAGGACAAGCCCGTGGCCTCGCAGGCCATGGTGGTGCCCGGCACCGGCGAGATCAAGGCGATGGCCAGCTCGCGCAAGTTCGGCGGCAGCAAGAAGAAGAACGAGATGAGCTACAACATCGTGGCCGACGCCGCACACGGCGGCGGTCGCGGGTTCCAGCAGGGCTCGACCGCCAAGGTGTACACGCTGGCCGCAGCGCTGGAGGAGGGCCTCAAGTACGGCGACGGCTTCCCCGCCCCCGCCGGCTACAAGGCCAGCGGCTACAGCTCGTTCAAGAACTGCAAGAACCAGAACGTCGGCGACCCCAGCCACACCGTACGCAACTCCAGCGAGGGCGGCGGCGGGTTCAAGACCCTGGAGAGCGGCACCTGGGGCTCGGTGAACACGTTCTTCATCAAGCTGCAGGAGAAGGTCGGGCTCTGCGACACCGTCAAGATGGCCAAGAAGCTCGGCGTCAAGCGGGCCGACGGGCAGAAGCTGTCGGAGGTCGAGACGTTCACGCTGGGCGTCAACGAGGTCGACCCCGTCACGATCGCCAGCTCCTACGCCGTCTTCGCCTCGCGCGGCCAGTACTGCAAGCCGCTGGCCATCACCGAGATCAAGGACCGCTTCGGCAAGGCCAAGCAGTACAAGCCGAAGTGCTCCCAGGTGCTGGAGGAGGAGGTCGCCGACGCGGTCAGCGGCATCCTGTCCGGGGTGTTCACCAAGGGCACGATGACGGAGGTCGGCGGCATCGGGCGCGACGCGGCCGGCAAGACGGGCACGACCGACAACTACATGTCGGCCTGGTTCGCCGGCTACACGCCGAACATGTCCTCCGCCGTCAGCCTGGGCGACCCGCGCGGCACCTCGGCGCACAAGCTGATCGGGATCACGATCGGCGGGCGCTACTACCCGTACGTGTACGGCGCGTCGATCTCGGGGCGGATCTGGAAGGACTCCATGATCCAGGCGCTCAAGGGGGTCGAGCCGGTCGAGTTCCACCCGGTCGACACCTCGCGGTTCGGCGGCTGCACCGACAACTGCGCGCCCAAGCCGAAGAAGGACAAGAAGGACGAGGACGGGCCGGACGATCCGTTCGACATCTTCGACCCGGGCAACAACGGCGACGGGCCGCCGGACGGGCGCGACGGCCGCGGCGACGGGCCGGGCGGCGGCCGTGACGGCCGCGGCGACGCCGGGCCGATCATCACGCCGGACGACTGA
- a CDS encoding GatB/YqeY domain-containing protein: MSALKDKLKADLTASMKSKDEVRLRTVRMALAAINVEEVAGKEARQLSDDEVIKVLTKEAKKRREAAEAFANAGRKEQSEAELAEQAVLEEYLPAQLSDEELAELVEAAVAETGAAGPQAMGQVMKAVNPKVAGRAEGGRVAAAVKARLAK; encoded by the coding sequence ATGAGCGCATTGAAGGACAAGCTGAAGGCCGACTTGACGGCCTCGATGAAGAGCAAGGACGAGGTACGCCTCAGGACCGTCCGCATGGCACTGGCCGCGATCAACGTCGAGGAGGTCGCCGGCAAGGAGGCCAGGCAGCTGTCCGACGACGAGGTCATCAAGGTCCTCACCAAGGAGGCCAAGAAGCGGCGCGAGGCGGCCGAGGCGTTCGCCAACGCGGGCCGCAAGGAGCAGTCGGAGGCGGAGCTGGCCGAGCAGGCGGTGCTGGAGGAGTACCTTCCCGCGCAGCTCTCCGACGAGGAGCTGGCCGAGCTGGTGGAGGCCGCCGTCGCCGAGACGGGCGCCGCGGGGCCGCAGGCCATGGGTCAGGTCATGAAGGCGGTCAACCCGAAGGTCGCGGGCCGGGCCGAGGGCGGCCGGGTGGCCGCGGCGGTCAAGGCCCGCCTGGCCAAGTAG
- a CDS encoding metallophosphoesterase yields MLGLGLAGLGYASVVERNWFRLRRFDVPVLERGQRPVRVLHLSDLHLTPRRTMLINWVRSLGALEPDLVVNTGDSIAHPEAVPALLHALEPLLSRPGLFVYGSNDLYAPVPKNPARYLWRTSKNDHRQHVPSLPWEELGAGMAAEGWLDMNNTTARIKVGDLDVAVAGIHDSHIARDRYDLVAGPAPADADLRLGVMHSPEPRNMTRFAADGYQLLLAGHTHGGQLCIPFYGALVTNCGIDRARVKGLNRHDSAWLHVSAGLGTSPYAPVRFACFPEATLLTLVPRR; encoded by the coding sequence ATGCTCGGTCTCGGCCTTGCCGGGCTGGGTTACGCCTCCGTGGTGGAGCGCAACTGGTTCCGCCTGCGCCGCTTCGACGTGCCCGTGCTGGAGCGCGGCCAGCGTCCCGTGCGCGTCCTCCACCTGTCGGACCTGCACCTGACGCCGCGCCGGACGATGCTGATCAACTGGGTCCGCTCGCTCGGCGCCCTGGAGCCCGATCTCGTCGTCAACACCGGCGACTCGATCGCCCACCCCGAGGCCGTCCCCGCGCTCCTGCACGCCCTGGAGCCCCTGCTGTCGCGCCCCGGCCTGTTCGTCTACGGCTCCAACGACCTCTACGCCCCCGTGCCGAAGAACCCGGCCCGCTACCTGTGGCGTACGTCCAAGAACGACCACCGCCAGCACGTCCCCTCCCTCCCCTGGGAGGAGCTGGGCGCCGGCATGGCGGCCGAGGGCTGGCTCGACATGAACAACACCACGGCCCGCATCAAGGTCGGCGACCTCGACGTGGCCGTGGCCGGCATCCACGACTCCCACATCGCCCGCGACCGCTACGACCTGGTCGCCGGCCCCGCCCCCGCGGACGCCGACCTCCGCCTGGGCGTCATGCACTCGCCCGAGCCCCGCAACATGACCCGCTTCGCCGCCGACGGCTACCAGCTCCTGCTGGCCGGCCACACCCACGGCGGCCAGCTCTGCATCCCCTTCTACGGCGCCCTGGTCACCAACTGCGGTATCGACCGCGCCCGCGTCAAGGGCCTCAACCGCCACGACTCGGCCTGGCTGCACGTCTCCGCCGGGCTCGGCACCTCCCCGTACGCGCCGGTCCGCTTCGCCTGCTTCCCGGAGGCGACTCTGCTGACGCTGGTGCCGCGGAGATAA
- a CDS encoding class I SAM-dependent methyltransferase — translation MLKHQDETRAAYDGVVELYASMFANRLETQPFARNMIGTFAELVRGTGNLRAADVGCGPGHLTAMLHDLGLDSFGLDLSPAMVAHARRAHPTLRFDEARMEALPIEDGALGGVLAHYSMIHTPPGELPALLAEQVRVLTPGGLLLVSFFGTEGPEPVRFDHKVAPAYSWPAEQFAELLTGAGLVTVARLLHDPASERGFLDTHLLARRP, via the coding sequence GTGTTAAAACACCAGGACGAGACCAGGGCGGCCTACGACGGGGTCGTCGAGCTGTACGCGTCGATGTTTGCTAATCGGTTGGAGACGCAGCCGTTCGCGCGGAACATGATCGGCACCTTCGCCGAGCTCGTGCGTGGCACGGGGAACCTGCGTGCAGCCGACGTCGGGTGCGGACCCGGGCATCTGACAGCCATGCTGCACGACTTGGGGCTGGACTCCTTCGGGCTCGACCTCTCCCCGGCTATGGTCGCCCACGCCCGGCGGGCCCATCCGACGCTGCGGTTCGACGAAGCGCGAATGGAGGCCCTGCCGATCGAGGACGGCGCGCTCGGCGGAGTGCTGGCCCACTACTCGATGATCCATACCCCACCTGGAGAATTGCCCGCGCTGCTCGCCGAACAGGTGCGTGTCCTGACGCCAGGGGGCCTGCTCCTGGTGTCCTTCTTCGGGACCGAGGGACCGGAGCCGGTCCGCTTCGACCACAAGGTGGCGCCCGCCTATAGCTGGCCGGCGGAGCAGTTTGCCGAGTTGCTGACCGGGGCCGGACTCGTCACGGTTGCTCGGTTGCTCCACGACCCAGCGTCCGAGCGGGGCTTCCTCGACACCCATTTGCTGGCCCGCCGCCCGTAG
- a CDS encoding tyrosine-type recombinase/integrase — translation MTSTETLVASTAIRAAQPLAGEALRAAKKRFPPRPYEDDWTATSHSYDEVVARLNRPPLRAASESTHFYRRRGATLILHWLLKQPGDTWQQRWNASPAASGTGAQWNELNATWVGYNAENANGILNTGLFALVCADVLRPSLRWQLTRTSTNLRAIITRHRDPDGFARLQELVGPEAWSSHLGILAKNVLVKLVIAKGGGLADINVGDAIEYMEEHRAQRATSGGQSLFYSWVKSLGHLPPDAPVSLRLLHRTSGQVSVEQLVDRYQPQSKPIRDLLVEYLKERQPTMDYTSLEDASRTLVRNFWLQIERIQPGIDTLRLPSEVVSAWKQASRTKVTRRRLPDGTVHEAISERANYGSLMLGVRALYLDLAHWAVEEPERWGPWVAPCPVSAADASTSKHEKRRKAKMDQRTRERLPALSTVVRAARANWTEAQEGMDALRVAPLGGQFMFRGRTYTRQKKDSSTPFRAYDESGRRIHLGLLEERAFWAWATIESLQHTGVRIEEMLEASHHALIQYKLPTSGDIVPLLQVAPSKTDEERLLLVSPELADVLSTVIARVRDPRTGAIPMLPIYDVAEKIWNPPMPLLFQWTYGAQRTPVSRQMIRDGLNEVLKRTGLTDSAGEPLDFAPHDFRRIFITDAIRSGLPPHIAQVLAGHSDINTTMGYNAIYPADAIEAHRAFIARRRSLRPSEEYRTPTNEEWDAFLAHFEKRKLSLGTCARAFGTSCIHEHACVRCRSSDLTRPNGHGLPRSATT, via the coding sequence GTGACGAGCACTGAGACCTTGGTCGCTTCGACCGCCATCCGAGCCGCTCAGCCGCTCGCCGGCGAGGCCCTCCGGGCCGCCAAGAAACGTTTCCCGCCGCGGCCTTACGAGGACGACTGGACTGCCACCAGCCATTCCTATGACGAGGTTGTCGCCCGGCTGAACCGACCTCCGCTACGGGCCGCGAGCGAGAGCACCCACTTCTACCGGCGCCGGGGCGCAACACTCATTCTGCACTGGCTCCTGAAGCAGCCGGGCGACACCTGGCAGCAACGCTGGAACGCATCTCCCGCGGCGAGTGGCACCGGGGCACAGTGGAACGAGCTCAACGCGACCTGGGTCGGCTACAACGCGGAGAATGCGAACGGCATCCTCAACACCGGCCTGTTCGCCCTGGTCTGCGCCGACGTGCTCCGGCCATCGCTCCGCTGGCAGCTCACCCGGACCTCGACCAATCTGCGTGCCATCATCACCCGGCACCGTGACCCTGATGGCTTCGCCCGCCTTCAGGAGTTGGTGGGCCCAGAGGCATGGTCCTCCCATCTCGGCATTCTCGCCAAGAACGTGCTGGTCAAGCTAGTCATCGCCAAGGGAGGTGGCTTGGCCGACATCAATGTCGGAGACGCCATTGAGTACATGGAGGAGCATCGAGCTCAACGGGCCACGTCGGGCGGACAAAGCCTGTTCTACTCCTGGGTGAAGAGCCTGGGTCACCTGCCGCCCGACGCACCCGTGTCACTGAGGCTCCTGCACCGAACGTCCGGCCAAGTCTCGGTCGAGCAGCTCGTCGACCGCTACCAGCCGCAGTCCAAGCCGATCCGGGACCTGCTGGTCGAGTACCTCAAGGAACGCCAGCCCACCATGGACTACACGTCCTTGGAGGACGCGTCACGGACGCTCGTGAGGAACTTCTGGCTGCAGATTGAGCGCATTCAGCCCGGCATCGACACACTCCGGCTGCCGTCCGAGGTCGTCAGCGCATGGAAGCAGGCCAGCCGGACGAAAGTCACGCGCCGCCGGCTGCCCGATGGCACAGTCCACGAGGCAATATCGGAGCGCGCCAACTACGGCAGCCTCATGCTCGGAGTGCGAGCCCTCTACCTCGACCTGGCCCACTGGGCCGTCGAGGAACCAGAACGCTGGGGCCCGTGGGTTGCTCCTTGCCCGGTCAGCGCCGCCGATGCCAGTACCTCCAAGCACGAGAAGCGCCGCAAGGCGAAGATGGACCAGCGCACCCGCGAACGACTGCCCGCGCTGTCCACCGTTGTCCGTGCCGCCAGGGCGAATTGGACGGAGGCCCAGGAGGGGATGGACGCCCTCCGAGTCGCCCCACTCGGCGGCCAGTTCATGTTCAGAGGCAGGACCTACACGCGCCAGAAGAAGGACTCGTCGACTCCGTTCCGGGCCTACGACGAGTCCGGCCGACGCATTCATCTGGGACTGCTCGAGGAGCGGGCATTCTGGGCCTGGGCCACGATCGAATCCCTGCAGCACACCGGTGTCCGGATCGAGGAGATGCTGGAGGCCAGCCATCACGCCTTGATCCAATACAAGCTGCCCACCAGCGGTGACATAGTGCCTCTGCTTCAGGTCGCTCCCTCGAAAACAGACGAGGAACGGCTTCTCCTTGTCAGCCCAGAGCTGGCCGACGTCCTGAGCACGGTCATCGCCCGCGTCCGTGACCCTCGAACAGGCGCGATCCCGATGCTGCCCATCTACGACGTTGCGGAGAAGATCTGGAACCCGCCGATGCCGCTGCTGTTCCAGTGGACATACGGAGCCCAGCGCACGCCGGTGTCCCGCCAAATGATCCGCGATGGTCTTAACGAGGTCCTGAAACGAACCGGGCTCACCGACTCCGCGGGCGAGCCCCTCGACTTCGCTCCTCACGACTTCCGAAGAATCTTCATCACCGACGCAATCCGCAGCGGCCTGCCGCCCCATATCGCACAGGTCCTGGCCGGTCACTCCGACATCAACACCACGATGGGCTACAACGCCATCTACCCGGCAGACGCCATCGAAGCGCACCGCGCATTCATCGCCCGTCGACGATCGCTTCGTCCCAGCGAGGAATATCGGACCCCGACGAACGAGGAGTGGGACGCCTTCCTCGCCCACTTCGAGAAGCGCAAGCTCTCTCTGGGAACCTGCGCTCGGGCCTTCGGAACGTCGTGCATCCACGAGCACGCTTGTGTCAGATGCCGCTCCTCCGACCTGACCCGGCCCAACGGGCACGGCTTGCCGAGATCCGCGACAACTTGA